ACCATGTCAGGGCTCGCGAGGGACACGGTCAGGGTGGCGTCGGCCGATTCGGTCCGGGCGAACGTCTGGGACCCGTCGCCGCCCCAGCTCCGTGAGTCGTTGAGGGTCGCGAGGACGAGGTCGGCGAACTTCTGGGCATCGACCTCGAGGCCGTTCTCGACCTGGATCCGGATCGTCGTGACCTCACCAGCACCCGGTGCGGCAACCTCGCCGGGGACGACGAGGAAGGTCCCGTCCCCCTCGTACGTGGACGACGCCGAGAGGATGCCTGCCATGAAGTCCGACTCGCTCACCCCGTCGGGGAGCGCCTCGGCTGCGGCGAGCGCAGCGGACTGCGCGGCCTCCACCTCGAGCGCCTCAGCATCAGCGTCGATCTGGGCCTGCGCAGCAGCGAGCGCCTCGGCGTCCGGCTCGACGACCTCAGCAGGCTCGACGACGGGCGACGGGGTCGGGGCGACCTCGCTCTCCAGCGCCTCGCGCGCGTGCCCACGGCTGGCTGCCCTGACGACAGGCGTCTCGCCGGGAGCGGCACTGACCCTGTCGACAGTGTCTGCGGCGTTGTCACGGACGAGCGCGGCCAGCCCGGTGATCCCGTCGTCGGAGGTGGAGGCACCTGCCCCCACGCCGGTGAGGATCCCGAGCAGCGTGAGCGTGACCACCGGCTGAGCGCGCATGCCGCTGCGGCGGGATGCGTGCGCGGCGGTGGCGGCCGTCTTCCGTGTCGTCGAGGACGCCTTCGCGGGCCGTCGCGAGCCACGTGCTGCCAGTGCTGCGGCCTCGCGCCGTGCGCGCCGGGTGCCGGGCGCGGCAGCGACATCGCTGGCGATGCCGTCTGCAGGAGCGTCCGGTGGGCGTGTCACCTGTCTATCGTGCCAGAAAACTGAGGCATTCCCCTAGTGTGGTGGCGTGACCCGCCCCACCCCGCGCGATCCCCCACGGAGGCTCAAGCCGCGGATGCCCCGCGTCGAGCGGCAGGCCCAGCTCTTGGCGATCGCGCAGGACCTCTTTGCCGCACAGGGCTTTCACCACATCTCCATGGACGACATCGCCGAGCGTGCTCAGGTGTCGAAGCCCATCCTCTACCGTCACTTCCCGTCCAAGCTCGACCTCTACCTCGCGGTCATCGACGACCGTGGGCAGGCGCTCGTCGATGCTGTGAGCACGGCGCTCGTCCCGGTCCGCGAACCACGAGACGGTCCAGGATCGTCCGCCGACGGGTATGACGTCGTCCACGCGGTCGTCCGCGCCTACGTGGAGTTCGCCGAAGGATCCGGGGTCGCCGCCTCGTTGCTCTTCGAGTCGGACGTCACCCGGGACGCCGTCGTCCGCAACCGTGTCGAGCAGCCCAACCGCCGCAACGCGGAGCTCTTCGCCCAGGTCCTCATCGATCTCACCGACCTCTCTCCGTCCCAGGCGCTCACGGTGGCACGCACGTCCACGGCCAT
This sequence is a window from Sanguibacter antarcticus. Protein-coding genes within it:
- a CDS encoding TetR/AcrR family transcriptional regulator, which encodes MTRPTPRDPPRRLKPRMPRVERQAQLLAIAQDLFAAQGFHHISMDDIAERAQVSKPILYRHFPSKLDLYLAVIDDRGQALVDAVSTALVPVREPRDGPGSSADGYDVVHAVVRAYVEFAEGSGVAASLLFESDVTRDAVVRNRVEQPNRRNAELFAQVLIDLTDLSPSQALTVARTSTAMARVAAAHALPHVCADDTGVPEPSTTETVDLIAQFAWRGIHGMLRRDGESGSSTSA
- a CDS encoding DUF3152 domain-containing protein, with the protein product MTRPPDAPADGIASDVAAAPGTRRARREAAALAARGSRRPAKASSTTRKTAATAAHASRRSGMRAQPVVTLTLLGILTGVGAGASTSDDGITGLAALVRDNAADTVDRVSAAPGETPVVRAASRGHAREALESEVAPTPSPVVEPAEVVEPDAEALAAAQAQIDADAEALEVEAAQSAALAAAEALPDGVSESDFMAGILSASSTYEGDGTFLVVPGEVAAPGAGEVTTIRIQVENGLEVDAQKFADLVLATLNDSRSWGGDGSQTFARTESADATLTVSLASPDMVDELCAPLDTEGLWSCGVEGHAVLNAMRWYEGSGIYDVDRVSYRQYLINHEVGHVLGYKHVLCTGSNNLADVMVQQSGASLSCIPNGWPFP